The DNA region TGAACGCATTCCGAAACAAGTCATGAAGTTTCTCATTGGCTAGGGCGCGGTCAAGACGACACCTGATTGGCTTCTTATCACGCCAACCACGCCAAGACAAGCTATCCCCAACCGCCGGAAACTCTAATAATCCACAATGCCGAATCATTGTGTTAAAATTCACAAAGGAAGAGGCGTGGCGGAGCCTTCCGCCCCGTTTTTCGTGATTACCTTTaagttcattaaaatcacctatAAGAAACCAAGGGGCATCATGAGACAAGCCAATCCGCGTTAATCTTTCCCACACTAAATCTCGATTCGTTGGAACCGGATCACCATAGACAAAAGTAAAGTAAATAATATGTCCTTTATAAGTAAGTTCCAAATCAATCAACTGATTGGATTCAAATAAAATGGAaacatcataattattattataaaataaggtCAAACCGCCACTACATCCAATAGGATcaactgtttttaaatttgaataaccaaaatgaccaacaaaaagTTCCAAAACAGATAAAGGTTGTCTAgtttcagataaaaataaaaagtcaggTCTATGCTTTCCCCACAAATCCCTGAGATACCCAAAAGTTGCTTTATTCCTCAgtccttgacaattccaacttaaaatcttcatttatCTGCTGTTGGTTTGGGTGGCTTGACTCCACCAGTTGGACCCTTCTCCTGATCCGAATTCCTCATGTTTGATCCTTCTCCAGCCTCTTTAGGGACAGGGCGTTTCCTTGGCGTTGTGCGTAGATACACGTTCAATTTCCTGAAAGCAGCTCCTTTAAGTGACAAAGGAGGTTTCACCTTGTGGACCTTTTCCCCTTGTGGAGCCATGACAGAGGTTGCACCTGAGTCAAGTTTTGCTTCCACGGGACCATCACCTGAGTCTGCTGTTGTTCCTCCGAGAGTCGGAATAGCGACGGTTGGATTCATGGCCTGATCTTCCACCGAAACCTCCATGTCTCCATTAGTTTGTTGTTGTGGATCATCAACCGTTTTATCCAACACCTCTGTTTCGACCTCCTCCATCCGCTGCTCAAAATTCTCCTCCAGAGTTTCCTTTGCTGTTGGCAAAACCGGTAACGTTCCTGAAATATCGCCCATAGGCACCTGAGTTGAGCCCGCCTGTAGAGCACCAGAGCCTGTAGACTGTGGAGCAAACCCGTCACCCGGGACAGAGGAGCCCGCATCAGCCAAGATCACCTCTTCTCGCAAATGTGATTGTAAAGGCAGTTCCGGTTCCTGAAAGAGAGACCTCCGAACCCGCTTCAATGGTGGAACCCCAAAGGTTGCAGCCTGAACCGCCACATGCTCGACCTGATCCGGAATCTGTCCAGGTTCCAGCTCTCCCACCGGAACCACACCCAAAGGAGGTGCCACCGTCGTGGAGGCTCTAGCCTTTTGGCGGTAATCCTTAAAAGCCACCAAATTGTTGGATCGACGCGGTTCGGATGAAGACTCACCCATTTCCCGTGAGGTCCGGTTCTTTGACCCTGCATCCTGCTTACCCTTGGGTAGGCGCTGACTGGGCTGAGGCAGTCCCCGAGTATCCACCTCCTTGCCTTTTCCGTTATTTCTGTCATTCATGATAGCCCCTTTGTAACTCTGCAGCGGACGAGCTGAGTCGTCTTCCACCGGGAAATGCAAAGCTGGAGTAATCTTATTAGTAGCCCATAGTGGACAGTGATTCTCATCATGGCACAAACTAGAACACTTCTTGCAGCAACCATGAAGACGCTCATAGCGGAGATTGACGATAGTCTCCTGGCCATTGTAGAATTCAATTACCGTAACCAAGCATAAGGGCTTGAACCCATTAACCGTCACTTTCACCCTCCCACCATCGATATCCACCGCCTCCACTCTCCCAAACTCTGAGCCAATGGCACGAAAGGTTGGTTCTGCCCAGAATTGGAATGGAACATCCAGGACTCTGACCCAAAAGGTTAAGTCTGAAGGGTAAGCAGGATCCACTGTTGGACTCCATCGAACCAGTGATACCatccaaccatcaaaatgaaatgGTCCCATCTGAAGAACCTCCAGGATGTCTTCCTCATTgtcaaaatcaaattgaaacttCCCTAACCCAAGGTCAGCTCCCACAACTCTACCTTCAACATGCTAGAACTTGGGTAGCATGATCAGGAGAGCCTTCATATTCTGCACCTTCGGGTTCATACATCGCCCCACCATTGTCTTTGAATACCCCACAATCAAAGTTGTGTTATCAACATACGAAATTTTGATTCTCCTCTTAGGAGCCACGACCTCATCATTCGTACTCCCCACATTCTTTCCCAATAAGCCGCTTTGAGACATGCTGAAAGTCACCACCCAAACCCGCAAACACCAACCAGAAAGAGAAACGAAACACTCAAAAGTTGTTGCAAGGAAACCAAGAGCTGAAACAAAGTGATGAAGGAAAATGTGATGAGTACTAGAGACCGCAACACAACCCTTTATATAGTCCCAAATATCCCAGAAATAATCTGCTATCACACCTATCGATTCAGCACATAAATGATATACGATATTCTCTTGATTTGGTAGAATCACAAGCATATCCCGTAACACCCTGAAATCATTCCAAATGGAGAGTAAAATCAATAATGATCTCCCCTGTTCAACACTTAATGATTTATTTCGAGATAGAAATAAACCTCGAATCCCAACAAAGCTGCTTTGAAGTAATGGCCATTGTGCTTGAGTATCTTCCAAGTGCATCTCCGATTTGTTATCAATCCATAAAAGGTAAACAAAGCGCTTATGATCCACCAAGATAAACAAGGAATCCGATAACATTATTAAACCAGATAAAGCTAGGGGAAGAAACCTTGATATGTTCCACTTCGGACCAATCTTCAACATGATGCGCTTCATTATGTGTTTCCATACTCTCCAGAGATATCCAGCTAGAGAATCCTCCAATTTATTCCGTAGGTGCCAGGAGAGAGATTCTTGATACGCCGACATCAAATACATATCTAGGTTTGCCCTGAAACCATTCCAAAAAGATAACAGAATCAAAATCCAGAACCATAATTCATCAACTAGTGAACCAAATCGAAGCAAATGAGAAACCCGaatcaaaacataaatgttACAAGTCAGAAACCAGTGTGATTTGGTATCCTCCAATTGTGTCTTTCGTGTGTTAACAATCCAGGAAAGGCAAGCAATAACCTTGGGAATTACCAAAGTGAGTTGAGAATCCGATAGTATCAATGAGCTAGTCAAAGAGAGAGACTGAAACCCTGATATGCTCCATTGCAGATCGACCCTCGATCTATTGCAAGAAGAGATTAAGAGGTTGACCCGAATCAAGCTTCCGCCATCATCGGGATTCACATATCAGATAGACCAAGCAGATCGAGTCGACTGAGAGATATGGAATGTCTCAAACACGGATCTCATTAAAGTTGGTCTTAGCACCCGTTCCCGAATCCTTTCATCCAATGAAGACCAAAATACCCAATTAAAACCATATCTCCATGTAGCGATTACGCCTCCTTCGCCGTAACCATTGAATCGTATCTCTACCTGCCACAAGAGGCAAGGTCGAGGGGACGAACAAGAGAGTCCAAGAACATCAAAAACCCAATAGCAAACCGATTCAATCTCACCGAGAAACATTTAGAAACTTAGATCCGCCGTCACCTTCTCCATCGCCTTTTTTTAACCCCCTCTGTCTGATTCATTCacatcaaatttatataatttttatttatttcttctttctagTGATTGATTCTTATGTTAGATGTTTAAGAATCACTAAGAACATCATTAGTAGAGTACCTCTCTTAAGTTACtctcaaataaattaatcatataattaatattaaattaagtaAAGCAACCCTAaaagtatttttgcaaaatcattcaTTGAACCCAAAAAGATTGCtcaatctttttaataataatattttaatttgtgtttagtaattatcaaactttaataatctaaaatgacaaaacaattattaaaaattttatattacataaaactttggaatcttaaacatattttacaaactttgaAATATTAAAGACAACCATTTTGAAATATGAATGTAAGAAAAAACATTCATATCAGCTAAAGAAAGACAACCATTTCTTTCATTATATATGTCTCAAGATTATGGTATATGATGACGACGGTATAAGTAATAACCCATTAGAACcacctgaaaacaaaaatcaccaGTAGCAAGAGGGAGAATCCCATCGCCTGCAACATCACCatatattttcatcttcatcttttaCACAGTGTATATCTTTTTCAGCAGCAAAAGGGAGAATCCCAAGAGGGATAATCCCATCGCCTACCTCCTCCACATCTTTTACAAGTTTATATCTTCCTTTCCCACAAACCATAGCATCTATCATAGAAAGCCAATGTCTCTTAGTTAACGGGAAAGGTAAGCaaaagacaaattttttttgcaggagTTCTACTAGATGAACATAACAATAGTGTACATCTTAAAAAGAGTTTCTCAAAATGGATTGAGAAAGGACATGTAGTGTAGTGAATGGTGATGGTACCTTTAAGAGCAGAGTAATATTTAGCAGCTGGTCTGACTAGACTG from Camelina sativa cultivar DH55 chromosome 3, Cs, whole genome shotgun sequence includes:
- the LOC104779384 gene encoding uncharacterized protein LOC104779384; the encoded protein is MGPFHFDGWMVSLVRWSPTVDPAYPSDLTFWVRVLDVPFQFWAEPTFRAIGSEFGRVEAVDIDGGRVKVTVNGFKPLCLVTVIEFYNGQETIVNLRYERLHGCCKKCSSLCHDENHCPLWATNKITPALHFPVEDDSARPLQSYKGAIMNDRNNGKGKEVDTRGLPQPSQRLPKGKQDAGSKNRTSREMGESSSEPRRSNNLVAFKDYRQKARASTTVAPPLGVVPVGELEPGQIPDQVEHVAVQAATFGVPPLKRVRRSLFQEPELPLQSHLREEVILADAGSSVPGDGFAPQSTGSGALQAGSTQVPMGDISGTLPVLPTAKETLEENFEQRMEEVETEVLDKTVDDPQQQTNGDMEVSVEDQAMNPTVAIPTLGGTTADSGDGPVEAKLDSGATSVMAPQGEKVHKVKPPLSLKGAAFRKLNVYLRTTPRKRPVPKEAGEGSNMRNSDQEKGPTGGVKPPKPTADK